Within Vicia villosa cultivar HV-30 ecotype Madison, WI linkage group LG1, Vvil1.0, whole genome shotgun sequence, the genomic segment CTTAcactattaaaatatttagattaacgCATGTATATAAAAAATTAGCTTCATAAAAATATACTAATTAACTTgttcaaaaataaagaaaaatgggGGCAGCACAAGGCTACCTCATGGTAGCACAAAGTTCCGTCTGTAGACATGCAGGGCTACCAATCAGAAAAAAGATACATTTCGTTTGGCCCGGCAAATCGTTATGATTTAGTCTTTTCTCTAGTTTGGAAGAATGATGTTCCTTTGAAAGTCCGTGCGTTTGGATGGAGATGCTTTTGGAATATGATTTCTACTAAAGATATGCTCAATAATAGAGATATTCTTCCATCTTCTTCCAACCTTCTTTGTGCTTTCTGTAATGCGTATCCTGAATCTCCATGTCACTCGTTCTTGGATTGTCAAAAAGTGGAAGGGATTTGGAAGGATATTGCTGGTTGGTTGGGTTTGTCTCATGCCAAAAATGTGGGGTTTAAAGAAAGTTTTCTTATGTGGGGCTCTTCGTGTcgaaatttgaaattcaaaagagGCAAGGAGGGAAGTGTTTGGCTAGCCGTTTTATGGTCTTTATGGATTTGTAGGAACGATATTTTTTTCAACGATGTTGAGTGGAATGCTAGAGATGTCACTTGGAGTTGCAAAGCTTTGCTTTTGAGATGGTCTTATACAGGGAAAATTACCCATTCCAATTACAATTTCTATGATTTTAGCAAAAACCCTTTGCTATACTTATCTTAGACTCTATTTAAtgtgtaattttcattttttgtagCTTGTGTTTAGGCCATCTTTTATAATCGTGTTTTGAACATTTGTTCTTCCTCAATAcaacttgattaaaaaaaaaaaagaaaaaaagaaaaaaagatagcAGTATTCTTCTCTACTAAAAATATCTCCCTCAAGAGATAAATTTGATATGCAATCACTACAAAAAAAGGAGATTTCTTAATGCACCTTATGCATTATTAAGGTATTGCGTGAAAATGCAACTTAATGTCTTTAGATTTTGGATATCCATCTTCAGACGCACCAAAACATATTAATGAGCCTTTATTTCAGAGATGCGTTTTCGTAAAAATTACGAAGATTTATTTCCGTAGCGTTACGAGGcagtaacagaaaaataaaatcaaaagacaACATGTTGACGAAATAAAATTGTCATTGATATCATAAAATTAGCAATACATAAGGAATTATATATAACTTAgatcaaacattacatttcaatatTCAGGTGGACGTTGCAACATCTTGATAATATCATTGACCGATCTCGAAACAGTCGCATCCATCTCGATCAAAACTTttcattcgaaatggaaaaaagTTGTCAACATAGCCCTTAAATCAGCAGCGCCCGTGTTCAGCTCGTAGTTGTCGAACTCAATCTTCCCTTCTTTTTCAACGTATAGCGAGCCATACTCGATCTTCACAATTTTGCAATAGTCGCCATACGCTAAGAGCTCCTACATTGTTTATTTCAAATCTTCAAGAGGGGTGTACTCAGTGATCTTATATTCTCTTAAGGGTGTCACACCGTTAAAGTAAGTATTTTCGACATGTAAAATGACGTTCATTCTAGTGTaatgtattttggtatgaaacaATATGAAAAGTTCCCTATATTTACAATCGTTATATACTAATATGGACCTCAAAAATTCTATCTTGTACAAAGGAACGTTCCAAAAGTGCATCTCTAGTACCATCCTTTATTTCTGAACCTTCCCTAACAGAACACAACAGAACAGAAATAGAACATGTAATAAATGCAGGGTTCTTTTGACAAACTTTAAAATGTATATATTAGACATCATAACAAATTAATACAATGTTACttacaataaattaataaataaatactaaaatgAATCGAAAGACTTGTCTCGGGCCAAATCTATAACTATTAGTGGTACCCCCTTTgacttttgtttatttgtttctctttcaatCTAGTTCAATTTGATGAACTCTTGcattctttcaacaaaatggtcCGGCCAAGTCTCAACTTTGGTTGTTGAATTAGTTGTCCACTCCGTGATTTAAGTGGTATAAGGCACCCCAATTTTAAATAAACTTGAATAAAATGCCACATATTTGAAATCCATCCAACACAAATAATATCCCCCAATAGCtctttgatgtggagtttcaTATTATCATCGACTTTCAAAAATCTATTTGTATCATTTCCAGTTCGTTCAAGATAAAGATATTTGATTTACCATCTTTCACGACACCTTCGTCATCGTCAAAACTGAGCTTTTTCCAATGAGTGCAAACTTCATCCATTCGTATCGGGATATCAAGTTTCACCTTCTTAGATATAACACAAGCACATGGGAGACCATAGGTTTTCACAACTGTGCAACAACACTTTGAGCTATCGGAACCTACATTTTCAGCTCTTTTGACTTCATCTAAATGATGTTTATATCTCATTATGCTAGTTTTGAATCATTTGGCTCACAGAATTCCAATCTGTACACAAATTTCCCTTACTATTTGTCAACCAATTCTTCAAAGTAGCATGGAAAACTCAactcaatttgttttttatttcctAAGTGTCTAACCTGAGCGGTTCAAGAACATACAATCTTTTCGTTAACCTAGTCCAAAATTGTAATTacaacatatttaaataaatctGGATATTTCCCAAACACATTTCTGAATTGTATAAAAACATCTCCATATACatattttgtagagaaatttattataacattccatgcatccattatttttTCTACTATGACGATCGCCTTGACAATTTTTCCATCTTCACCCTCTATTTGTTTTGTCCCTACCACGGTTTTAACCCGACTTCTCACATTCTTTGTTATGTGATATCTACAAAGTAATGCATAAGAAGTATGAAATACCTTTGCGATTGAGTTCACTAAAGCGGAATCACGGTCGGTAACAATTACTTTTGACAATTCTTCTTGATTCTTCAGTCTTGTCCGACACACCTCTAAATCCCAAGTAAAATTCTCCTCTTTTTCACACTTTAGAAATGCAAACTCGATAGAATAAGTCTTCTCAATAGAAGTAACACCAAGAATTTCCAATAATGgaagtgtgagatattggatcgaactctagtattatcgaagggtagcttcttggttcgacagtccgacagagttaagcatgaagtcgaagggttgctcacatgctggtgtcgaagtgtgcatgctgtagtcgaagagcatgcagatgtcgaagatgctagggttgttagcatgttaaattaggttttagtgtttaaaccctaatttgttaagttagcttgtttattaagttggcttgtgtaatgggccttgctgaaaaagcccattagttagtatgttaggttttattataaatagcatactagtctctcatcattgctaagctgcaaatcctaatttagggtgagagaggttctttgttattcttgtaaacttgtaatcttgttttaagagaaagtaaaagaatagcagttataaccaattcttgtgttcctcttcttccttgttttatactttgttcttggcattgaattcacaacaaattggtgcggtgagcgtggagaagatgccttcaacaaagtatgagattgaaaagttcaccggagtgaatgatttcggtctgtggcgcttgaagatgaacgccctactggttcagcagggttgtttggaagcgttgaagggagaggcagccatgaatgcagaattgacggcagcggagaagaagaatatgatcgagaaagcacacagcgcaattttgttgagccttggtgataaggttctccggcaggtatcaaaggagacgacggcatcagggttatgggtgaaacttgaaagtttgtatatgaccaaatcgctggtaaatcgactctacctgaagcaagctttgtattcattcaagatgattgaagacaaagtattggctgagcagttggatatgttcaacaagctgattcttgatcttgaaaatattgatgtgaagatcaatgatgaagatcaagcgctgttactattgtgttctttgcctcgatcacatgctcacttcaaagaaactctcttgtatggaagggagtccctgacgtttgaagaagttcaatcagccttgtactctaaggacttgaatgaacgaaaggagcataaaccttcgactgttggcgaaggtttggccgttaaaggaaaactcttacgaaaggatggtaagttcgacaagaagaaaggcaaaagccagtcgaagacttacagtggcgaagcatctggcattcgatgctaccattgtaaaaaggagggtcacacaagaaaggtgtgccctgaacgcttgaaatatcacggaggtaaggataatggcaacgcttccattgttcaagatgatttcgaatcatctgatgttcttgtggtttcaagcagtgactctaagaaggagtggattatggattccggttgcacttggcacatgactccaaacaaagacttgttcgaggaattatgtgatcaagatggtggatcagtattgctgggaaacaacaaggcttgcaagattgcaggtgttggatctgtgagattcaagctccatgatgagtcaataaggttgttgactgaagtcaggtatgttcctgatttgaagagaaatctgctttctcttggtgaattcgacaagaaaggatatgttttccaaggagagaaaagtatcctaagagtcatgaagggttcgaaggaagtcttgagaggcgtgaagaaacaaggcttgtatacccttgaggctgaagttgtaagtggttcgacaaatgttgcatccacgaaaccgttgtcgaaaacagaaatctggcacatgagattgggccatgtcagtgaaaggggtctggtcgaattagggaaacaaaatctgcttggtggagacaaaatcgaaaagctgaagttttgtgaaccctgtgtacttggaaaatcttgcagagtgaagttcaacaaaggaaaacaaagaacacatggatcccttgattacatccatgctgatctttgggggcctgcaaggtgtccatcacattcaggagcaaggtattttctatccatagtagatgattattccagaaaattatgggtattcatctagaagactaaggatgaaacttttgagaatttcaaaaattggaagactctggttgaaaatcagactggcagaaaagtcaagaggttgagaaccgacaatggccttgaattttgcaatgaggcattcgacagtttttgtgctgcctctggtattgcaaggcatagaactactgcaggtactccacagcaaaatggtttggctgaaaggtttaatcgaactattttggagagagtcagatgcatgttgactagtgccggtttaaagaaggtgttctgggctgaggctgtt encodes:
- the LOC131659033 gene encoding uncharacterized protein LOC131659033, with protein sequence MQGYQSEKRYISFGPANRYDLVFSLVWKNDVPLKVRAFGWRCFWNMISTKDMLNNRDILPSSSNLLCAFCNAYPESPCHSFLDCQKVEGIWKDIAGWLGLSHAKNVGFKESFLMWGSSCRNLKFKRGKEGSVWLAVLWSLWICRNDIFFNDVEWNARDVTWSCKALLLRWSYTGKITHSNYNFYDFSKNPLLYLS